A genomic region of Zea mays cultivar B73 chromosome 6, Zm-B73-REFERENCE-NAM-5.0, whole genome shotgun sequence contains the following coding sequences:
- the LOC100216880 gene encoding pollen allergen Phl p 2 precursor, whose amino-acid sequence MASRFSIMLATTALATFFVIGSCTTPLTFKVGKGSKPGHLVLTPNIATISEVEIKEHGGDDFSFELKEGPAGTWTLDTKAPLKYPLCIRFAIKSGGYRIADDVIPENFKADTTYKTTLSI is encoded by the coding sequence ATGGCCTCTAGGTTCTCCATCATGCTCGCCACAACGGCACTGGCTACGTTTTTTGTGATTGGTTCGTGCACCACCCCGCTCACCTTCAAGGTCGGCAAAGGCTCCAAGCCTGGCCACCTGGTCCTCACCCCCAACATTGCCACCATCTCCGAAGTGGAGATCAAGGAGCACGGTGGCGATGACTTCTCCTTTGAGCTCAAGGAGGGCCCGGCCGGCACCTGGACGCTTGACACAAAGGCCCCACTCAAGTACCCCCTCTGCATCCGCTTTGCCATCAAGTCTGGCGgctaccgcatcgccgatgatgtcatcCCTGAAAATTTTAAGGCCGACACCACCTACAAGACCACCCTCAGCATCTGA
- the LOC100277301 gene encoding uncharacterized protein LOC100277301, producing the protein MGARPDGAPGAVECCGRRLVRLLAFLFLVCACLVMAAMVATTDGGASLAGPSSNSAASSATKTGGSPAWRSGGTAADAFRSSERRIPKGPDPIHNRRAGKTTTAPRRRD; encoded by the exons aTGGGAGCAAGGCCGGACGGGGCGCCGGGGGCTGTGGAGTGCTGCGGCCGCAGGCTGGTACGACTGCTAGCCTTCCTCTTCCTGGTCTGCGCTTGCCTCGTGATGGCCGCCATGGTGGCGACGACGGACGGCGGAGCGAGCTTAGCAGGGCCGTCGTCGAACAGCGCTGCGTCGTCCGCCACGaagacgggcggctcgccggcgtGGCGTTCAGGCGGGACGGCCGCAGACGCGTTCCGGAGCAGCGAGAGGAGGATCCCCAAGGGGCCCGACCCGATTCACAACAG GCGTGCCGGGAAGACGACGACCGCGCCGCGCCGGAGAGACTAG